A stretch of the Proteus sp. ZN5 genome encodes the following:
- a CDS encoding helix-turn-helix transcriptional regulator yields the protein MSHIYPASKMIGKKIAYYRVMNGYTLSELAEIIGISQQQQSRYERGINRVSLDRLYQYARAFDICLSQFFILDEEEQKEMKTKIIDKLGDKNAPCKH from the coding sequence ATGAGTCATATTTATCCCGCCTCAAAAATGATTGGAAAAAAAATAGCTTATTATAGAGTTATGAATGGGTACACTTTAAGTGAGCTGGCGGAAATAATTGGTATCAGTCAACAACAGCAATCAAGATATGAACGAGGTATTAATAGAGTTAGTTTGGATAGACTTTATCAATATGCTCGTGCTTTTGATATTTGTTTAAGCCAATTTTTTATTTTAGATGAAGAAGAACAAAAAGAGATGAAAACTAAAATAATAGATAAGTTAGGAGATAAAAATGCGCCATGTAAGCACTAA